A region of Mycoplasmopsis bovirhinis DNA encodes the following proteins:
- a CDS encoding S8 family serine peptidase: MNKLKFKKLVIWPVETLGSFASFVAILPQNYTQKITNWYENLNNYKFEVRDQSAITVQNNNGDLEITPVNNNFELKLLLNPEFKIQNEELISNFNMKFIQKVNLHNLIYKSFEKLSMMPIVWFYFESESDRQSFVNAIKDWNEIYKFIIFKNKQTSQNSFINVADETSERDQSSIPSISSSHYPGAPVDLNHHLFKSSFNHNSRVVNAQDHLDNPYVNKIGILEVWSHSFDQKYQNYFKNGIEINDLPIEPTPGIKSHSTNVSLIAGGKYGIDRSSKIYLHTFERYDSHWMTTIEKMVKQDGIKLINHSYGMYILDNHGNVKKGMEKYTTDYSENAYFVDYISRKYGVINVFVAGNEGRHKNNVISETSASFNSVVVGALKGNASEINVKSNLIANYSNYGLIRDFQDISKPLVVAPGQIYTTVHGEYRYAAGTSYAAPIVTGLISNLMKYKEDIRNSNNRVPIVKAILSASAVSPKLQNLTYKTSGYEQKYGSGTVDFKAMLQAANNYKVKTLNSNSSNNTILTSDEIKLTKGQTIKISSSWTFNAGLLKERVINPLLIDDRNWWNDVYNTTPKYRPKDLVAEARKWDNQHENELWLKKEEMLNRQSNKWFTDYDLFLEQKNSNGDWITVKRVSTILTNDELIEHKADVAGTYRYKILKFSSNSFDNSVDDIVAVTHVVRNENE; the protein is encoded by the coding sequence ATGAATAAATTAAAATTTAAAAAACTGGTTATATGACCAGTTGAAACATTAGGAAGTTTTGCAAGTTTCGTTGCAATACTTCCGCAAAATTACACGCAAAAAATTACCAATTGGTATGAAAATTTGAATAATTATAAATTTGAAGTTAGAGATCAGTCTGCCATTACAGTACAAAATAACAATGGCGACTTAGAAATCACACCTGTTAATAATAATTTTGAACTTAAATTATTATTAAATCCAGAATTCAAAATACAAAATGAAGAATTAATAAGTAATTTTAACATGAAATTTATCCAAAAAGTTAATTTACATAATTTAATTTATAAATCATTTGAAAAACTATCCATGATGCCAATTGTATGGTTTTATTTTGAAAGTGAAAGTGATAGACAAAGTTTTGTTAATGCTATTAAGGATTGAAACGAAATTTACAAATTTATTATCTTTAAAAATAAACAAACATCTCAAAACTCTTTCATAAATGTGGCTGATGAAACATCAGAAAGAGATCAAAGTTCAATACCATCTATAAGCAGTAGCCATTATCCTGGTGCTCCAGTTGATCTAAATCATCATTTATTTAAGAGCAGTTTTAACCATAATTCACGAGTTGTAAATGCTCAGGACCATTTAGATAACCCTTATGTTAATAAAATTGGTATTCTTGAAGTTTGATCTCACTCATTTGATCAAAAATATCAAAATTATTTTAAGAATGGCATTGAAATAAATGATCTGCCAATTGAGCCCACACCAGGTATTAAATCACATTCTACAAATGTTTCATTAATTGCCGGTGGAAAGTATGGCATAGACAGATCTTCTAAAATATATTTACATACTTTTGAAAGATATGATAGCCACTGAATGACAACAATTGAAAAAATGGTAAAACAAGATGGTATAAAATTAATTAACCATAGTTATGGTATGTATATCCTTGACAACCACGGCAATGTTAAAAAGGGAATGGAAAAATATACAACTGATTATTCTGAAAATGCATATTTCGTTGATTATATATCTCGTAAATATGGAGTAATAAATGTCTTTGTTGCTGGAAATGAGGGAAGACATAAAAATAATGTAATTTCCGAAACAAGCGCATCATTTAATTCGGTTGTTGTTGGTGCTTTAAAGGGAAATGCATCTGAAATTAATGTTAAATCTAATTTAATAGCTAATTACTCTAACTATGGATTAATTAGAGATTTTCAAGATATTTCTAAACCACTTGTTGTTGCTCCTGGGCAAATTTATACTACTGTTCACGGTGAATATAGATATGCGGCTGGAACCAGTTATGCTGCACCAATAGTCACAGGTTTAATTTCTAATTTAATGAAGTATAAAGAAGATATAAGAAATAGTAACAATAGAGTTCCAATTGTAAAAGCAATATTATCTGCTTCAGCAGTGAGTCCAAAACTGCAAAATCTCACTTATAAAACAAGTGGTTATGAACAAAAATATGGATCTGGAACGGTAGATTTTAAGGCAATGCTACAAGCAGCAAACAATTATAAAGTTAAGACACTTAACTCAAATAGTTCTAATAATACAATACTTACCAGTGATGAAATAAAATTAACCAAAGGTCAAACCATTAAAATATCTAGTTCATGAACTTTTAATGCTGGCTTATTAAAAGAACGGGTAATTAATCCATTATTGATTGATGATCGTAATTGGTGAAACGATGTTTATAACACAACACCAAAATATAGGCCAAAGGATTTAGTTGCAGAAGCAAGAAAATGAGATAACCAGCATGAGAATGAGTTATGACTTAAAAAAGAAGAAATGTTAAATCGCCAATCTAATAAATGATTTACTGATTATGATTTATTTTTAGAACAGAAAAATTCTAATGGTGATTGAATAACTGTAAAACGTGTTTCGACTATTTTAACAAATGATGAATTAATCGAACATAAAGCAGATGTGGCTGGTACTTATCGATATAAAATTTTAAAATTCTCATCAAACTCTTTTGATAATTCAGTTGATGATATTGTCGCTGTAACACATGTAGTAAGGAATGAAAATGAATAA
- a CDS encoding IS30 family transposase — translation MSKRPDYINDRLEHGHFELETVIGKINDTYCIVTIIERQTRMSYAMLSKRNSKAIKQTLLKLIKKHSLDIKTLTVDNGSENVLLHHVIPTERLFKCQPYSSWQKGSIENMHRLIRYYIPKGKSFNKYSQHGIDYMMDKINNYRQVVRQYKIT, via the coding sequence ATTTCAAAACGTCCAGATTATATTAATGATCGCTTAGAACATGGTCATTTTGAATTAGAAACCGTTATTGGAAAAATCAATGATACATATTGTATTGTAACCATAATTGAACGGCAAACCAGAATGTCTTATGCTATGCTCTCAAAACGTAACTCCAAAGCTATAAAACAAACTCTTCTCAAACTAATCAAGAAACATAGCTTAGACATTAAAACTTTAACAGTTGATAATGGTAGTGAAAATGTCTTATTACACCATGTCATTCCAACTGAAAGATTATTTAAATGCCAACCATATAGTTCATGACAAAAAGGTTCAATAGAAAATATGCACCGCTTAATTAGGTATTACATTCCCAAAGGAAAAAGCTTTAATAAATACTCTCAGCATGGAATTGATTATATGATGGATAAAATAAATAACTACCGACAAGTTGTACGGCAATATAAGATAACCTAA
- the metK gene encoding methionine adenosyltransferase, with the protein MQKLFTSESVGRGHPDKLCDQISDAILDEYLKLDPQAKVAIETVASGNIIFVAGEVQSKADIYAVEIIVNILKSLDYFTSNTSIVTDIRRQSPDISQGVNLDNDEIGAGDQGIMFGYATNETKNYMPLAITLAHELVKKAEELRVSQEFKFAKADMKSQVTLDYSNPKQTRVETILMSIQHSEKYIESEFKDFIKNKIIKPVLEEYNLELPNKILINPTGKFVIGGPIGDTGLTGRKIIVDTYGGTSRHGGGAFSGKDATKVDRSGAYAARWVAKNLVAANLADQVEIQLSYAIGIAKPVSILIETFETEKVSKDIIYQIVNKLFDLTPKGIIRDLDLRKPIYSKTAYFGHFGRLDIDLPWERLNKVQEILELKDKLVK; encoded by the coding sequence ATGCAAAAATTATTCACAAGTGAATCAGTAGGTAGAGGTCACCCAGATAAATTATGTGATCAGATCTCAGATGCAATTTTAGATGAATATTTAAAATTAGACCCACAAGCTAAAGTAGCAATTGAAACAGTAGCTAGTGGAAATATTATTTTTGTTGCTGGAGAAGTACAATCTAAAGCAGATATTTATGCGGTGGAAATTATTGTTAATATTTTGAAATCTTTAGATTATTTTACTAGCAATACTAGTATTGTAACAGATATCAGAAGACAAAGTCCTGATATTTCACAAGGAGTTAATTTAGATAATGATGAAATAGGAGCTGGTGACCAAGGAATTATGTTTGGTTATGCTACTAATGAAACTAAGAATTATATGCCTTTAGCTATTACTTTAGCCCATGAATTAGTTAAAAAAGCTGAAGAATTAAGAGTTAGTCAAGAGTTTAAGTTCGCTAAAGCTGATATGAAATCACAAGTTACTTTAGATTATTCAAATCCAAAGCAAACTAGAGTTGAGACAATTTTGATGAGTATTCAACATTCTGAAAAATACATTGAAAGTGAATTTAAAGATTTTATTAAAAATAAAATTATTAAACCAGTTTTAGAAGAATATAACTTAGAATTACCTAATAAGATTTTAATTAATCCAACTGGGAAATTTGTAATTGGTGGCCCAATTGGTGATACAGGTTTAACAGGTCGTAAAATTATTGTTGATACTTATGGAGGAACTTCAAGACACGGCGGCGGAGCTTTTAGTGGTAAAGATGCTACTAAAGTAGATCGCTCTGGCGCTTATGCTGCAAGGTGGGTAGCTAAAAACTTAGTTGCTGCGAATTTAGCGGACCAAGTTGAAATTCAACTTTCATATGCTATTGGAATAGCTAAACCTGTGTCAATTTTAATTGAAACTTTCGAAACTGAGAAAGTTTCAAAAGATATAATTTATCAAATAGTTAATAAGCTATTTGATTTAACTCCTAAAGGTATAATCAGAGATTTAGATCTTCGTAAGCCAATTTATTCTAAAACTGCTTATTTTGGTCATTTTGGCCGTTTGGATATTGACTTGCCATGAGAAAGACTTAATAAAGTTCAAGAAATCTTAGAGCTTAAAGATAAATTAGTAAAATAG